The following is a genomic window from Plasmodium cynomolgi strain B DNA, scaffold: 0053, whole genome shotgun sequence.
cactataatacgaaaataaaaatattgttacaTATTACGTCGAAATTAAAAGTTACATTATTTCAAATAACACAGTTTAAagcacaaaatttttgtaataataaatatgtgtatcTGTATTAAAATAACAACTCTCTAACGAATATCATGTATAGCActgtttataaatatattttttaattttatttaaagcTAAAAGCAGTGTAACGtgcatttaaattaaaaagttcgttaccaaaaaaaaatatgtataattataataaatggaaacaaaatgcCGAATTACTGAAGAAAATTCCAgcaaaaatttagaaaaaatgacaaaatttataattttaatatttttattattaaaactgtaaatttaatttattttttctaaatatttttaataacatttacaagatttaataaattaattttttccataaaataaatgaaattttaaaattttctttaacacATAAtgtttgtaattttcatttttctaaaataaaaaacacgCATTTTTTATGGGATAACAAATATATTactataataatttttgtaagatatttaaaaaaacttatttttacaaatcaATACTTAACTAAATTCATATATTGATgtaaaaaagtaatataaaattatcacATATTTATGGTTTCTTACCTTTTTAGTatgtgtgtaaatatataagatTTCACATACATTATTGATTAGCTaattaatacatataataaccGAAGTTTATTTTAGTGGAACAATGGCTAATATTGAATGGgtaattttccattttactAAATGCATTCCTAATATGTTATTATGTaaacattatatatatgtgtctgtatgaaaaaataaaattagatCATAGAAGAAAATGTTTGATTATTATTATGATGCTTATTTTTAACTTAATTTTAGGATAAAGAATTACATGATTTTCCTgcttatgtaaaatataatgaactCAATAAAGTCACTGGTGATACACATAACACGAAGGAATTCTGTGACAAATATTGGATTCTGGATGAGAAAGCTAAAAATTTCTGTAGACAAGcaataacaattttaagAGGTATAACTTACACTCACGGTAAAAATAGTGATGAATGCCATTATTTCAAACATTGGTTCAGTGATCAGGTTAGGAGATATTATAGTAACAATGATAAGTTTTTTAGTAATTATGATCCTTCTAATTATCTTTTTGAtgcaataaataaatttaatgataaagtgagaaatgaaaattatagATGCTATGCTTCACGAGATGCGGAAAATGTTAAAGTTGAGAAAGATTTGTACGAttatttccaaaattttgacaGTATTAATTGTGATAACATAAGTACGGAAAGGTGTCAAatgtattataaatatgttaactATATTAATGGTTTATATAGGGATCGCTACAATAGATACTTATGCTGTTACCTTGCAGATGGTTCGGTGGAACCTAGATGTAgtcattattttaaatgtgataaaaaatatatcccgaaaaaattattagtTCAATTAGAAAGACAAATGAATCCAACAGGAAGTATACACACTGAGGATATAACAATGGACAAAAGtgatgatatatataataatgaataTGACTATGGATATTGGAGGAATTATGATATGCCTGTATATAATAGATTTTTACCTCATAATTTTCGAATATTCACTGAAAGTTTATTACGATCACGTGGATTTCACAGCGGTCTTAT
Proteins encoded in this region:
- a CDS encoding CYIR protein (putative;~vir-type antigen), which encodes MANIEWDKELHDFPAYVKYNELNKVTGDTHNTKEFCDKYWILDEKAKNFCRQAITILRGITYTHGKNSDECHYFKHWFSDQVRRYYSNNDKFFSNYDPSNYLFDAINKFNDKVRNENYRCYASRDAENVKVEKDLYDYFQNFDSINCDNISTERCQMYYKYVNYINGLYRDRYNRYLCCYLADGSVEPRCSHYFKCDKKYIPKKLLVQLERQMNPTGSIHTEDITMDKSDDIYNNEYDYGYWRNYDMPVYNRFLPHNFRIFTESLLRSRGFHSGLIITGMIGIFLGLFFYIRFHSENLWIKRRRAENIDSYMSDIDSKSSSATSESDSESTPSISGDSTVYFSYQSSQSSL